Proteins from one Pseudomonadota bacterium genomic window:
- a CDS encoding serine/threonine-protein kinase, whose amino-acid sequence MSDSEKPSDSAPERIGKYPIIKKVGRGSTGTVYLSHDMFYGRDVAIKVYHGVNSTDSDARVARKMFFNEANMVGRLQHANILPLYDAGEHDNSYYVVMEHVQGARTLARFCKEENLLRKGDVIEIAFKCAKALHYAHNRGVVHRDIKPSNIMLTPDRDVRIIDFGIALVEQSEASQIEGIAGSPSYMSPEQVRSQPVTPRSDLYSLGVVMYELLTGQRPFKADNLAKLLHLIVYRTAQPLHMIRDDIPESLENVVMRALHKDPEQRYRNGLEMAADLTRANQELSRNSVAMRVTEQGRFELLRQLRFFHDFQASEIWEVLQAGEWREYEPDEEIVREGQLDDRFYVLIKGTVKVCRGGHALGKLSRGDCFGESSYVRRARRTATIQADGEVTLLQVSSTLLEQLSSSCQLRFMRVFLRSLVERLQNVEAELSGKALNDGADPTAPPESFASAG is encoded by the coding sequence ATGAGCGACAGCGAAAAGCCTTCAGACAGTGCGCCCGAGCGCATCGGCAAGTATCCCATCATAAAGAAGGTGGGCCGCGGCAGCACCGGCACCGTGTACCTATCGCACGATATGTTCTACGGTCGTGATGTGGCCATCAAGGTCTACCACGGTGTCAACAGCACGGACAGCGACGCTCGCGTGGCGCGCAAGATGTTCTTCAACGAGGCCAATATGGTTGGCCGCCTGCAGCACGCGAATATCCTGCCCCTGTACGATGCCGGCGAGCACGACAACAGCTACTACGTCGTCATGGAACACGTGCAAGGTGCACGCACGCTCGCGCGCTTCTGCAAGGAAGAGAATCTGCTGCGCAAAGGTGATGTCATCGAGATCGCTTTCAAATGCGCGAAGGCCCTGCACTACGCCCACAACCGCGGCGTAGTCCACCGCGACATCAAGCCCAGCAACATCATGCTCACGCCTGACCGAGATGTGCGCATCATCGACTTCGGTATCGCCCTCGTCGAGCAATCCGAGGCGTCGCAGATCGAAGGGATCGCCGGCAGCCCGAGCTACATGTCGCCCGAACAGGTTCGCTCCCAGCCGGTTACGCCACGTTCAGATCTGTATTCCCTCGGCGTCGTTATGTACGAACTGCTGACAGGGCAGCGACCTTTCAAAGCCGATAACCTCGCGAAGCTGCTGCACTTGATCGTGTATCGCACGGCGCAGCCGCTGCACATGATCCGTGACGACATTCCCGAGTCACTGGAGAACGTGGTGATGCGGGCCCTACACAAGGACCCGGAGCAGCGCTATCGAAACGGCTTGGAGATGGCGGCCGACCTGACGCGTGCGAACCAGGAGCTGAGCCGCAACAGTGTGGCGATGCGCGTGACCGAGCAGGGGCGCTTCGAGCTACTGCGTCAGCTGCGCTTCTTCCATGACTTCCAGGCCTCTGAGATCTGGGAAGTGCTGCAGGCGGGCGAGTGGCGCGAGTACGAGCCTGACGAGGAGATCGTACGCGAGGGGCAACTCGATGACCGCTTCTACGTGCTGATCAAGGGCACGGTCAAGGTGTGTCGCGGGGGGCATGCGCTCGGCAAGCTATCGCGTGGGGACTGCTTTGGCGAGTCGAGCTACGTGCGCCGCGCGCGCCGCACGGCGACGATTCAGGCCGACGGCGAGGTCACCCTACTGCAGGTGAGCTCGACCCTGTTAGAGCAGCTGAGCTCCTCTTGCCAACTGCGCTTCATGCGCGTGTTCTTGCGCTCACTGGTCGAACGCCTGCAAAACGTCGAAGCGGAGCTGTCGGGCAAGGCCCTGAACGATGGCGCCGATCCGACGGCGCCACCGGAATCCTTCGCCAGCGCGGGTTAA
- a CDS encoding phosphatidylglycerophosphatase A yields MTAAKQRLRRPSWRDLKRHPVHVLAFGFGTGYSPVAPGTVGSLLGLATFVLADRLGVGFAGHMLASVVGLGAGVAICRRSSAHLGVHDHPGIVWDEIVGCYLACSLVPQSAAWWGAAFGAFRAFDIIKPWPIRAMDHGLRGGLGIMLDDIVAALFAALSLYAVGRLGAFL; encoded by the coding sequence ATGACCGCGGCGAAGCAACGGTTGCGGCGCCCGAGCTGGCGGGATCTGAAACGCCATCCGGTACATGTGCTCGCCTTCGGCTTTGGCACTGGCTACTCCCCCGTGGCGCCCGGAACCGTGGGGTCGCTGCTCGGGCTGGCGACTTTCGTGCTTGCCGATCGCTTGGGAGTGGGATTCGCCGGCCATATGCTCGCAAGCGTGGTTGGCCTGGGGGCGGGTGTCGCGATTTGCCGACGTTCGTCCGCACACCTGGGCGTACACGATCATCCAGGCATCGTCTGGGATGAGATCGTTGGCTGCTATCTCGCCTGTTCGCTGGTGCCCCAGAGCGCGGCGTGGTGGGGTGCGGCGTTTGGGGCTTTTCGCGCTTTTGACATCATCAAGCCCTGGCCGATCCGAGCGATGGATCACGGACTGCGTGGAGGGCTGGGAATTATGCTGGACGACATCGTAGCGGCGCTCTTTGCCGCCCTCAGCCTGTACGCCGTGGGTCGTCTCGGCGCCTTCCTGTGA
- the thiL gene encoding thiamine-phosphate kinase — MDEFALIERYFASAGVERPEVRLGVGDDAALVAPPADHLATIATDTIVSGVHFPPSLDPAAIGHRALAVNLSDLAAMGATPAYALIALSLPSADATWLAPFAQAFSTLAQAHGVAVIGGDTTRSDVLSVTVTAVGWLASDTVALTRSGARVRDLLAVTGSPGDAAAGLAALAQRQEGKQHRYLRQRFAFPQPRVACGRCLLPVASSAIDVSDGLLADAQKLAEASGVHLAIEAHRLPLSEELTQCHDREAAERFALTGGDDYELLFTAPRECELVLERIAQDVGCALTVIGEVRPVGDGRAPGASVTRDGRTLPLPTAGYRHFHR, encoded by the coding sequence ATGGACGAGTTCGCGCTCATCGAACGCTACTTCGCCTCGGCAGGCGTCGAGCGCCCCGAGGTCCGCTTGGGCGTGGGCGATGACGCAGCTCTCGTGGCGCCTCCTGCGGACCACCTCGCCACGATCGCCACGGACACGATCGTGAGCGGCGTGCACTTCCCCCCGTCACTCGACCCAGCGGCCATCGGCCACCGAGCACTCGCCGTCAACCTGAGCGACCTTGCCGCGATGGGGGCGACGCCTGCCTACGCCCTGATCGCCCTCTCCCTGCCAAGCGCTGACGCCACCTGGTTGGCGCCCTTCGCCCAGGCGTTCAGCACGCTCGCCCAAGCCCACGGGGTAGCCGTCATCGGTGGCGATACCACGCGCAGCGACGTGCTCTCCGTCACGGTGACCGCGGTGGGATGGTTGGCGTCGGACACCGTCGCGCTGACCCGTTCGGGGGCTCGCGTACGCGACCTACTGGCCGTGACTGGTTCGCCAGGTGATGCTGCAGCGGGGCTTGCGGCATTGGCGCAGCGGCAAGAGGGCAAGCAACATCGGTACCTCCGTCAGCGCTTTGCGTTCCCCCAGCCCCGTGTCGCCTGCGGTCGGTGCTTGTTGCCCGTGGCAAGCTCGGCGATAGACGTCTCCGACGGCTTGCTGGCGGACGCGCAGAAGCTCGCCGAGGCGAGCGGTGTGCATTTGGCTATCGAAGCGCATAGGCTGCCCCTGAGCGAGGAGCTGACCCAGTGCCATGATCGCGAAGCGGCCGAGCGGTTCGCCCTGACCGGTGGTGATGACTACGAACTGCTCTTTACAGCGCCGAGGGAGTGTGAACTAGTGCTGGAGAGGATCGCGCAGGACGTGGGTTGCGCCTTGACGGTGATCGGAGAAGTACGGCCGGTGGGCGACGGCCGCGCGCCGGGCGCGAGCGTGACGCGCGACGGGCGCACACTGCCCCTGCCCACGGCCGGCTATAGGCATTTCCATCGATGA
- a CDS encoding response regulator — protein MSTIQLHLEDLSVLVVEPSGAQRAAMRRHLETNDIDDIQEAHSGAEALQKLRSGSFRLVISSMYLPDMTATDLIVTLRDSDDLCDTPFMLVSSEERFKRLDPIRQAGVIAILPKPFTAPAIRRALLNTLHFLNPDEMDLEYGDPASLRVLVVDDVAYARLHIAKVLKSLGIGNLEFAKDGREAATMLYHREFDLIVTDYNMPEMDGLELTNCIRDEIGDSDTPILMVTSESNTSRLSAIQQSGVSAVCDKPFEADTVKQLIYQTLQA, from the coding sequence GTGTCCACCATTCAGTTGCACCTAGAGGATCTGAGCGTACTCGTCGTCGAGCCATCGGGCGCCCAGCGCGCGGCCATGCGCCGCCACCTCGAAACCAACGATATTGATGACATTCAAGAGGCCCACTCCGGTGCCGAGGCTCTGCAGAAGCTGCGTTCTGGCAGCTTTCGCCTCGTCATCAGTTCGATGTACCTCCCGGATATGACGGCCACAGACTTGATCGTCACCCTGCGCGACTCCGATGACTTGTGCGACACCCCGTTCATGCTGGTCTCTAGCGAGGAGCGCTTCAAGCGACTCGATCCGATCCGCCAGGCCGGCGTCATCGCCATCCTGCCCAAGCCGTTCACGGCGCCTGCCATTCGCCGAGCATTGCTCAACACCCTGCATTTTCTGAACCCTGATGAGATGGATCTCGAGTACGGTGATCCCGCCAGTCTTCGCGTGCTCGTCGTGGACGACGTTGCCTACGCGCGCCTGCACATTGCCAAGGTGCTGAAGTCCCTTGGGATCGGCAACTTGGAGTTCGCGAAGGACGGAAGGGAAGCGGCTACGATGCTCTACCATCGCGAGTTCGATCTGATCGTCACGGACTACAACATGCCCGAGATGGATGGCTTGGAACTCACGAATTGCATCCGAGATGAGATCGGCGATAGCGACACGCCGATTCTCATGGTGACCAGTGAGAGCAACACCTCACGGCTGTCGGCGATCCAGCAGTCCGGCGTCTCCGCGGTGTGCGACAAGCCCTTCGAGGCTGACACGGTGAAGCAGCTCATCTACCAGACCCTACAGGCCTAA
- the nusB gene encoding transcription antitermination factor NusB: MGEDPSSPVDTAADGATASPARRPRKRRASARSLARRAACQALYQQFLTGDHARNVIAQFTDFPGLERVDQELFRQLIMGVETHREALDALIAERSDRPVDQLDPIEHAVLLIGLYELRERIETPYRVVLNEALELAHEFGAEDGHKFVNAVLDKASLTLRKVERAR, encoded by the coding sequence ATGGGCGAGGACCCCTCATCACCGGTCGACACCGCTGCCGACGGCGCGACGGCATCCCCGGCCCGGCGCCCGCGAAAGCGCCGCGCCAGCGCCCGCTCTTTGGCGCGCCGCGCCGCATGCCAGGCGCTTTACCAGCAGTTCCTCACCGGCGACCACGCGCGCAACGTGATCGCCCAGTTCACGGATTTCCCGGGGCTGGAGCGGGTGGATCAAGAGCTCTTTCGCCAGCTGATCATGGGCGTGGAGACCCACCGCGAGGCCCTCGACGCACTGATCGCAGAGCGCTCCGACCGACCGGTCGATCAGCTCGACCCGATCGAGCACGCGGTGCTGCTGATCGGCCTTTACGAGCTGCGTGAACGGATTGAAACGCCGTACCGTGTGGTGTTGAACGAGGCCTTGGAACTCGCCCACGAATTCGGCGCAGAGGACGGCCACAAGTTCGTCAACGCCGTATTGGACAAGGCATCGCTCACGCTGCGCAAGGTCGAGCGCGCCCGTTAA
- the ribH gene encoding 6,7-dimethyl-8-ribityllumazine synthase, whose protein sequence is MNGPTIETLEGALSGTGVRVGVLATRWNDFIVERLTRGAVGALTQAGVASGDIKLLMVPGAYELPIAASKAARSGRFHMLVALGTVIRGATPHFDYVAGECASGLSRVALDTGVPVGFGVLTVDTLDQAIERAGAKAGNKGAEASLAALETLGLLRQLDA, encoded by the coding sequence ATGAACGGGCCGACGATCGAGACCTTGGAAGGCGCCCTTAGTGGCACTGGCGTGCGCGTGGGTGTGCTCGCCACCCGTTGGAACGACTTTATCGTCGAGCGGCTCACTCGCGGGGCCGTTGGAGCACTCACGCAAGCCGGCGTGGCCAGTGGCGACATCAAGCTGCTGATGGTGCCGGGTGCGTACGAGCTGCCGATCGCTGCCAGCAAGGCAGCGCGCAGCGGTCGCTTCCATATGCTCGTCGCCCTCGGCACGGTGATTCGCGGCGCCACCCCGCACTTCGACTACGTGGCAGGGGAATGTGCGAGCGGCTTGTCGCGTGTCGCCCTCGACACTGGTGTGCCGGTGGGGTTTGGTGTGCTCACGGTCGACACCTTAGATCAGGCGATCGAACGTGCCGGCGCCAAGGCGGGCAACAAGGGGGCGGAGGCGTCCCTGGCAGCCTTGGAGACGCTGGGGCTGCTGCGCCAGCTGGATGCTTGA